The following coding sequences lie in one Heyndrickxia oleronia genomic window:
- the selD gene encoding selenide, water dikinase SelD translates to MTNSSQVKLTSLTTKGGCGCKIGPADLAQVIRTLPQSTPNPDLLVGLDTSDDAGVYRLTDDLAIVQTVDFFTPIVDDPYSFGQVAAANAISDIYAMGGTPLTALNIVAFPIHTLDKQILSDILRGAGDKLKEAGVTLVGGHSIDDQEPKFGLAVTGTINPKKVRTNAGAKPGDKLVLTKPIGVGIMTTSLKRDLLSGDEIDRVTNVMSTLNKTAAETMQAYDVHACTDVTGFGLLGHTTEMAKGSNTGIRIYKNDVPTLPRVRELAEAGAVPGGTKNNYDHVKADVTFPETMDQIDQWILCDAVTSGGLLISLSSDEAEHLLSDLKNAGVEAAIIGEVTEEHPGKITVL, encoded by the coding sequence ATGACAAATTCAAGTCAAGTAAAACTAACATCATTAACGACGAAGGGAGGCTGTGGCTGTAAAATTGGCCCTGCTGATTTGGCACAAGTGATTCGGACCTTGCCGCAAAGTACGCCAAATCCAGATCTATTAGTTGGCTTAGATACTAGTGATGATGCAGGTGTCTATCGTTTAACAGATGACTTAGCAATCGTACAAACTGTCGACTTTTTCACCCCAATTGTAGATGATCCTTATTCTTTTGGCCAAGTTGCGGCTGCGAATGCGATTAGTGATATTTATGCGATGGGAGGAACACCTTTAACTGCATTAAATATTGTTGCATTTCCAATTCACACATTAGATAAACAAATTTTATCTGATATTTTACGTGGTGCTGGAGATAAATTAAAAGAAGCGGGAGTTACATTAGTGGGAGGGCATTCCATCGATGATCAGGAGCCAAAGTTTGGACTCGCTGTTACTGGAACCATTAATCCAAAGAAAGTACGCACAAATGCAGGAGCAAAACCAGGGGACAAGCTTGTTTTAACGAAACCTATCGGTGTTGGAATTATGACTACTTCTTTAAAAAGAGATTTATTATCTGGTGATGAAATTGATCGTGTAACTAATGTGATGAGTACATTAAATAAAACGGCTGCGGAAACGATGCAAGCATATGATGTACATGCTTGTACAGATGTAACCGGATTTGGTCTGCTTGGACACACAACTGAAATGGCAAAAGGAAGCAATACAGGTATTCGAATTTATAAAAATGATGTACCTACATTACCACGTGTAAGAGAATTAGCAGAAGCAGGTGCCGTACCTGGTGGAACTAAAAATAATTATGATCATGTCAAAGCGGATGTAACCTTCCCTGAAACAATGGATCAAATTGACCAATGGATTTTATGTGATGCTGTTACATCTGGAGGGTTATTGATCTCCCTTTCTAGTGATGAAGCTGAACATTTACTATCTGATTTAAAAAATGCTGGAGTGGAAGCAGCAATAATCGGTGAAGTTACTGAAGAACATCCTGGAAAGATT